In Candidatus Neomarinimicrobiota bacterium, the genomic stretch TCCTGACTGATGTCGCCCGACTAGAGGCAGTGTGGCCCTCAAGGGGGTGTGTCGAGTTCGAATCCCCGCGCCTGGAGTTCCCGCTCATAAGCATCGAAAACGCCCGCGCTGAAGCAGACAAAACGGACCTCGCTCAGCGCCGACCCTGCCCCCGCGGCGGCGAGCAGGCCCGCTACTGTCCCGACGGCAATGGGAACCGCGCGAGCGATGGGGAAGCCGTAGGCGCCGGTGCTGATGGAGGGCAAGGCCAGGGAGGCCAGGCCGTGTTCGGCTGCCAGTTTCATGACGCTGCCATAGCAGGCGGCCAGCAGCTCCGGCTCACCCTCCGCGCCACCGTTCCAAACGGGACCCACCGTATGGATGACGAAGCGGGCCGGGAGCCGGTAGGCCGATGTGATGCGCGCCTCGCCGGTCGGGCAGCCGCCCAGCGTGCGGCACTCCTCCAGCAGCCGGGGACCGGCGGCGCGATGAATGGCGCCGTCAACGCCACCGCCGCCCAGCAGGGTTGGGTCGGCTGCGTTGACGATGGCATCCACCTGCTGCACCGTGATGTCGCCCCGAACCAGTGTGATGCCCACGTGAATTGCTCCTCCCGGCTGCGCGCGGCAGAGCCCGCAAACCGGAGCCCGAGCTTACGGACAAGGATGGGGGATAGTCAAACGCCGGCGACGCAGAGGGGTCCGGCTGCCGGTCAGGCCAAGCTCTCAGGGGCAGGACTGATGAGGTTCAGCGCAAAATAACCTTGCTGATCGGTCCACGTTCGCCGGATCCGGAGCTTGGCTGCCGTGCACAGCCTGGTGAGGCTGTCGAGGGTATATTTGTGGCTGCTTTCGGTGTGAATGGTCTCACCATCGGCGAAGGCGACAAGTTGGTCCAGGTCCTTGATGTAGACCGTCTGCTCGCCCTGGCTTTCGAGGTACATCTCCACTGCCTGATTTTCAGGATTCCAGACCGCCAGGTGCCGGAAGCGCTCGGGTACGAAGTTGGCGTGGAGCTCCCGGTTGAGGCGCACCAGAACGTTCCTGCTGAACTCGGCGGTAACCCCCTGTTCATCATCGTAGGCGCTCATCAGGACGGGGAGGGGTTTTACCAGGTCAACCCCCAGAAACAGCAGGTCCTCATGGATCATGGTAGTTCGGATTTGCTGGAGGAAGCTCACGGCTTCGGTAGGCGAAAAGTTGCCCAAGTTGGAGCCGAGGAACAGGTAGACCTTTTGGGGCCCCTGCCGCCGGGCCACCTCCTCGAGTCCCCGCTGGTAATCGCTGGCGATGGCGTGCACCTGCAGCTGGGGGTACTCTTTTACCAGCTGCCGCGCAGTGCGGTACAGCATGGAGCGGGAAATGTCGATGGGCCTGTAAACCGGGCGCCGCCCACGGGCGTAGAGGGCATTCAGGAATGTGCGTGTCTTGGTGGAACTGCCGCTGCCCAGCTCAATAAGCTGCAGCTGTTGGGCGCAATAGGAGGCCATCTCACCGGCATGGGCATCCAGAATGGCCTGCTCCGAGTTCGTGAGGTAGTACTCCGGCAACAGGCAGATGTCCTCGAAGAGTTTTGAGCCGCGCTCATCGTAGAGCAGGAACGCCGGGAGGGTCTTGGGCGTATGGGCCAGCCCGCTGCGAACCACATCGTGGACGGTTTCCAGGCGGTGGCTTGATGGCACTACCTGGACAGTGCAGCGCTCTTCGGAAATGGTTGTTTGCAGGGTCATAAGCTGGCCGGGGCTCCATCTTGTGGGCGGCCAAAATTATGAGGGTGGCGGAAGTGATGAAAGGGTAATAAATTGAGACATCTTCGAGGCGACACTCGTAGGGTTCGCCTGGCGACACCTGAAATCCGAAAACGAACTTCCGTCATGACCGATCCCCGCAAGACCGCCATCGAAGGAGACCTGACCGCGGCGCGGAACCTGATACTGAATCTGTGGAACCGGGTGCCAGACCGAGACCTCAACCGGACGCTGCACCCCGACTTTCGCCCCCTGCGGTGGCATCTGGGACACGTGGGCATGTATGAGTCGCGCTGGATTATCGAGCAGGCCCAAGGTGGGGCCTGCCCCGATCCTGAGTTGTGTTACCTGTTCTCAACGGAGAATCCCCAGAGCCGGCTGGAGGACCTGCCCCCGCGGGAGGAGGTACTGGCGTTCAGTACCAGAGTGCGAGAGCTGGCGCTGGAGTTTTTGGAGCGGGTAGACCTGGACGCGGCCAACCCCCTCACCCGCGACGGCTACGTATTTCAGAACGTAGTGACCCACGAATATCAACACGTCGAGACCATCGCCTATCAGCTGCAGATGCTGGAGCTGGACCTTTCCGCCGGCCATGACCTGGATGTTACCACGGAGGCGCCATCCGAGAACCGCGAAATTCACGTCCCGGCGGGTGAGCACGCCGTGGGCCGCATGCGGGCTGATCCGCTCTTCTCGTATGACAACGAGTGGCCGCGACACACGGTTCAGCTGGACGAGTTCCTGCTGGCTCAATACCCCTGCACCAATGCCGAGTTCCTTGAATTCGTTCTGGATGCGGGCTACCGGCGGAAGGAGTTTTGGAGCCCGGAGGGCTGGCAATGGAAGCAGCAGACCGGGGCGGTGCAACCCCTGTATTGGCGGGCAGAAGATGGGGCTTGGCGGCAGAAAACCATCACCGGCGAAATAGCCCTGCCCCGGGCCCACCCGGTCATGCTCATCGCCTATTATGAAGCGGAAGCCTATGCCCGCTACCGTGGCATGCGGCTGCCCACTGAGGCCGAGTGGGAGGTGGCCGCGGCCTGGGACCCGGACCGGGGGCGGCAACGGACCTATGCGTGGGGGGATGAAGCGCCCGATGCCGGTCGGGCCCGGTTTGGTCAGCCGCTGGGCTGGACCGTGCCGGTGGGCCAGGCAGGCAACGTCACGCCCAACGGCCTGCACGGCATGACCGGCAACATCTGGGAGTGGACCAGCACCCCCTTTGACGGCTACCCCGGCTTTGAGGCGTACCCCTATCCGGAGTACTCCCAGCAGTGGTTTGACGGCGAGCACCGGGTGGTGCGGGGCGGCTCATTCGCCAGCCAGGCTCCCATGCTGCGGGCCAGCTTCCGCAACTGGTTTTATCCCCGCACCCGGGAACGCTTTATCGGGGTGCGCCTGGCCAGGACCCCCTAGGTGCACTCGACAGCATGATCCAATTCTCAGCGGTGAGCATGTCCTATGGCGGCGCTCCCATCATCCGGGACCTGGACCTGGAGGTGGCGGCGGGCGAGACCGTTGTGCTCATTGGACCCAGCGGCGGCGGCAAGACGACCGCCCTGAAAATGGTGAACGGACTGGTGATGCCGACGGCGGGCCGGGTGGAGGTGAATGGCCGGCCGGTGGAGCGCTGGGACTTGCAGGCGCTGCGCCGGATCAGCGGCTACGTCATTCAGGAGGTGGGGCTGTTCCCCCACTGGACGGTGGCTCGAAATGTTGGCATATTGCCACGACTATCGGGTTGGGACGGGGGCAAGATTGCCCGCCGGGTGGACGAGCTGCTGGCGCTGGTGGAACTCAATCCGGCGGAATACGGCCGCCGCTATCCACACGAGCTGTCCGGCGGGGAAGCGCAGCGCGTGGGGGTCGCACGCGCACTGGCGCTGAAGCCTGCCATCCTGCTCATGGACGAACCTTTCGGCGCCCTCGACCCCCTGACCCGCGCCCAGCTGCAGGAGGAACTGCTCCGCATCCTGGGGGAATTGAACGTGGCTACGCTGTTGGTAACCCACGACCTGGCCGAGGCGTTCAGGCTGGCCGACCGGGTGGCGGTGCTGGTAGCGGGGCGACTGGAACAGGTGGACACCCCCCAGCGCATGCTCGCGCAGCCCGAATCAGCTTTTATTCGCCGCCTGCTGGCCGCCGAACTCATCGGCGCCAAGCCCAGTGGCGGTGGGAAAGAACAGCCGTGAGGACCAGACGCGTAAGCGTCCAGCGCCGGCCCTGTGGGGTGTTCCGTCACCTGGTAGCGGGGCTTATCGCCATCCTGGGATTGGGCTTTGCGCAGCTGCGGGCGGAGACGATCACCATAGGCAGCAAATCGTTCACCGAGTCCTATGTGCTGGCGGAACTCATGGCCCAGCTCATCGAGGCCGAGACCGGCCTGGAGGTGGATCGGCGCTTCGGCATGCAGGGCACCTTCACCAGTTTCAACGCCCTCAGTTCCGGCTCCATCGACCTGTACCCCGAGTATACCGGCACCGGCGCCCTGGCGATTCTCAAGTCCACCGATCCCGCCGACCAGGGGCTGGATTCCCTGCGGGCCAAGTTTCGCCGCCGCTGGGGTATTACCTGGCTGGAGCCGTTCGGCTTCAATAATAGCTGGGCGCTGGTGGTGACGCGCAGCGTGGCCGAGGCCCGCGGTCTGGCGACCCTATCCCAGCTGGCCCGGGAGCCAGGGATGCGGGGAGCGTTTACCCACGAATTCATGCGGCGGGTCGACGGCTATCCGGGTATGGTGGCGGCCTACGACCTGCGGTTGACCGAGGCCCGCGGTATCCAACACGTCCTGGCCTATGACGCGCTGCAGGCCGGTCAAATTGACGTGATGGACGCCTACGCCACCGATGGGGAGATCGCCCGGTACGACCTGGTGGTGCTGGAGGACGACCGGAACTTTTTTCCGGAGTATCTGGCGGCCCCCCTGATCCGGGAGGCAACGCTGACCCGGCACCCGGAGCTGGCCACGGTGCTCAACCGTTTCGCCGGGCAAATCAGTGACGGGCAAATGCAGGCCCTGAACCACCGGGTTGCGCTGGCCGCCGATGACTACCCAGCGGTGGTGGCGGCCTTCATCAGGGAGCGGGCTGGATCCGTCTCAGACCGGCCGGCGGACAGCCGGGCGAGCCGATCCCCGCTGGTCAGGCAGACCCTCAGACACCTGCTGCTGATGGGCATCGCCGTGGGGCTGGCCGTGATCGTGGCGGTGCCGGTAGGCATAATGCTGGTGGGCCACAAGCGCGCGGCGGGTATCGTTTTGGGCCTGGCAGGGGTGGTGCAGACCATCCCGTCCATCGCCATGCTGGGATTCATGATCCCGCTGCTGGGCATCGGCGTGGTGCCAGCCATCGCCGCGCTGTTCATATATGGCCTGCTGCCCATTCTCCGCAATACGTACACCGGCATCCGGGACATCTCCCCCGCCCTGCGGGAAGTGGCCGCCGGCCTGGGGCTGGAAGGCTGGCGACGGTTGCTGTGGCTGGAACTGCCCCTGGCCGCGCCGGTCATCTTTGCGGGGATCCGCACCGCTGCCGTGATATCGGTGGGGACGGCAACGCTGGCGGCCTTCATTGGAGCCGGCGGACTGGGGGAGCCTATCGTTCAGGGACTGTCGTTCAACTCGCCCCGCATGATCCTCTCCGGGGCCGTGCCGGCTGCGGTGCTGGCCATGGTTGTGGATACCGCTCTGGGCTGGCTGGAGCGGCGACAACTGACCGGGCTGACCGGTGGGAAGGCCAAGGCCTAGCGCCAAGCATGAGCCTGCATCTGGCCAGCAGCTCATGGCAGCCGTACATTTCAGCCCCCTGCAACCAGCTTATCATGGCGACAAATAACCTCATGAAAAGGTGCCTGCTGATGACCGCACGTAAAATGATGCTGATTGCGACGACACTGGGCTTGCTGATCATGTCCGGATGCTCGTCCAGGGAACAGGATTTCAAATATCAGACGGAGCAGTTTGCCGATCTGTACATCGCCCGCTACCGGGTGCCCGGCTTTGAGCAGCTGCCCATCGAGCAGAAAAAGCTGCTCTACTACCTGTACCAGGCGGCGCTGTCGGGGCGCGATATCTACTACGATCAGAACTACAAGTACAACTTGCTGGTGCGACGCACACTGGAGGCCATTGTCAACGGGTACGATGGTGATCGCTCCAATGAGGATTTCGGCAACTTCATGGTTTATGCCAAGCGCGTCTGGTTTTCCAACGGCATCCACCACCACTACGCCAGCACCAAGCTCGAGCCAGGGTTCTCACGCGAATATTTTGCCGGGCTGGCCCGTGCCGTGCCGGCGGAGTCGCTCCCGCTGAAAGCGGAACAGTCCGTGGAGGAGCTGCTTGAGTTTCTGGCCCCAATTCTGTTCGATCCTACCGTGGCGGCTAAAAAAGTGAACCTCGAGCCCGACGTAGACCAGATTGCCACCTCGGCGGTGAACTTTTACGAAGGCGTCACGCAAGCGGAGGTGGAAGCCTTCTACGGCCGGCTGATCGACAAGAACGATGCCACACCGATCTCCTACGGCCTGAATTCCAAGCTGGTCAAGATAAATGGCCGTATTGAGGAGCGGGTCTGGAAGGTGGGCGGCATGTATGGAGCGGCCCTGGAGCAGATCGCCCTGTGGCTGGAAAAGGCCAGCATGGTGGCAAGCAACGTCCAGCAGAAGGAGGCTCTGGAACGGCTCATCGCCTACTACAAATCCGGCGACCTGGCTGAGTACGATGCCTATAGCATCGCCTGGGTGCAGGATGTGTCCGCCCCCATCGATGTGATCAGCGGCTTTATCGAAACGTACGATGACCCCCTCGGCTACCGGGGATCATTCGAGTCGGTGGTGCAGCTGAAGGATGCCGACGCCACGCGGCGCATCGACGCCATCGGAGCTGAAGCGCAATGGTTTGAGGACAACTCCCCCATCATGGAGA encodes the following:
- a CDS encoding ATP-binding cassette domain-containing protein, which translates into the protein MIQFSAVSMSYGGAPIIRDLDLEVAAGETVVLIGPSGGGKTTALKMVNGLVMPTAGRVEVNGRPVERWDLQALRRISGYVIQEVGLFPHWTVARNVGILPRLSGWDGGKIARRVDELLALVELNPAEYGRRYPHELSGGEAQRVGVARALALKPAILLMDEPFGALDPLTRAQLQEELLRILGELNVATLLVTHDLAEAFRLADRVAVLVAGRLEQVDTPQRMLAQPESAFIRRLLAAELIGAKPSGGGKEQP
- a CDS encoding dihydrofolate reductase produces the protein MKRCLLMTARKMMLIATTLGLLIMSGCSSREQDFKYQTEQFADLYIARYRVPGFEQLPIEQKKLLYYLYQAALSGRDIYYDQNYKYNLLVRRTLEAIVNGYDGDRSNEDFGNFMVYAKRVWFSNGIHHHYASTKLEPGFSREYFAGLARAVPAESLPLKAEQSVEELLEFLAPILFDPTVAAKKVNLEPDVDQIATSAVNFYEGVTQAEVEAFYGRLIDKNDATPISYGLNSKLVKINGRIEERVWKVGGMYGAALEQIALWLEKASMVASNVQQKEALERLIAYYKSGDLAEYDAYSIAWVQDVSAPIDVISGFIETYDDPLGYRGSFESVVQLKDADATRRIDAIGAEAQWFEDNSPIMETHKKPDVKGITANVVNVVVEVGDASPYSPIGINLPNPSWIRKEHGSKSVSLGNIMDAYAEVAKGNGFLEEFGYSAEEIRRANEWGTLADNLSTDMHEVIGHASGQLEPGVGTPRETLKSYAAVLEEARADLVGLYYILDPKLIEIGVMPSLDVGRSDYDSNIRNGLMTQLTRIVAGANLEQTHMRNRQLVAAWAFEKGQADNVIERVVEQGRTYFVIRDYQRLRTIFGRLLREVQRIKSQGDYEAARQLVETYGVKVDPQLHAEVLERYEKLGIAPYGGFINPRLTAVMKGDDLVDVEISYPDDFSAQMLEYAREYSFLPTYN
- a CDS encoding O-acetyl-ADP-ribose deacetylase; this translates as MTLVRGDITVQQVDAIVNAADPTLLGGGGVDGAIHRAAGPRLLEECRTLGGCPTGEARITSAYRLPARFVIHTVGPVWNGGAEGEPELLAACYGSVMKLAAEHGLASLALPSISTGAYGFPIARAVPIAVGTVAGLLAAAGAGSALSEVRFVCFSAGVFDAYERELQARGFELDTPP
- the egtD gene encoding L-histidine N(alpha)-methyltransferase — translated: MTLQTTISEERCTVQVVPSSHRLETVHDVVRSGLAHTPKTLPAFLLYDERGSKLFEDICLLPEYYLTNSEQAILDAHAGEMASYCAQQLQLIELGSGSSTKTRTFLNALYARGRRPVYRPIDISRSMLYRTARQLVKEYPQLQVHAIASDYQRGLEEVARRQGPQKVYLFLGSNLGNFSPTEAVSFLQQIRTTMIHEDLLFLGVDLVKPLPVLMSAYDDEQGVTAEFSRNVLVRLNRELHANFVPERFRHLAVWNPENQAVEMYLESQGEQTVYIKDLDQLVAFADGETIHTESSHKYTLDSLTRLCTAAKLRIRRTWTDQQGYFALNLISPAPESLA
- the egtB gene encoding ergothioneine biosynthesis protein EgtB, whose amino-acid sequence is MTDPRKTAIEGDLTAARNLILNLWNRVPDRDLNRTLHPDFRPLRWHLGHVGMYESRWIIEQAQGGACPDPELCYLFSTENPQSRLEDLPPREEVLAFSTRVRELALEFLERVDLDAANPLTRDGYVFQNVVTHEYQHVETIAYQLQMLELDLSAGHDLDVTTEAPSENREIHVPAGEHAVGRMRADPLFSYDNEWPRHTVQLDEFLLAQYPCTNAEFLEFVLDAGYRRKEFWSPEGWQWKQQTGAVQPLYWRAEDGAWRQKTITGEIALPRAHPVMLIAYYEAEAYARYRGMRLPTEAEWEVAAAWDPDRGRQRTYAWGDEAPDAGRARFGQPLGWTVPVGQAGNVTPNGLHGMTGNIWEWTSTPFDGYPGFEAYPYPEYSQQWFDGEHRVVRGGSFASQAPMLRASFRNWFYPRTRERFIGVRLARTP
- a CDS encoding ABC transporter permease yields the protein MQALNHRVALAADDYPAVVAAFIRERAGSVSDRPADSRASRSPLVRQTLRHLLLMGIAVGLAVIVAVPVGIMLVGHKRAAGIVLGLAGVVQTIPSIAMLGFMIPLLGIGVVPAIAALFIYGLLPILRNTYTGIRDISPALREVAAGLGLEGWRRLLWLELPLAAPVIFAGIRTAAVISVGTATLAAFIGAGGLGEPIVQGLSFNSPRMILSGAVPAAVLAMVVDTALGWLERRQLTGLTGGKAKA